The following coding sequences are from one Biomphalaria glabrata chromosome 8, xgBioGlab47.1, whole genome shotgun sequence window:
- the LOC106061853 gene encoding lysosome membrane protein 2-like isoform X1, whose protein sequence is MWEKWREQTFYQAERQSELIFQSSVPFIRPKRIDKTTKNGRYAIRPAKKMSPCVKGSRKKRLVSLVVLCLSSLMLLVTAIVFDDIVDAITHQEMSEKLPIRNGSFAFKFWQKPPVPVSFNIYVFHITNPDEILAGTAPPSVIEKGPYVYMMHIEKTSIKWHDNDTVEYVQPQTFVFNRDASVGPDDENFTTINIPYITTATILQYEYPALQTVIDAFFISKGEDVFRTLSVRDIWWGYEDPVLEEAAKTAKKFNISSPLFSGRFGFYTDKNNTGDGLYNVYSGTNGDLDNFAIIDRWNGLKKLSVWKSDYANGIRGTDGSMHPPFLDTSKNLSIFDAYLHRSLKLVYNGTSSYRGIRTLRYYVPYSEFAANAQNPENIGYCTPDPSHCLPSGVYNLSEASFFAPMYVSLPHFVGGDPYYQKQVTGLRPSQSDHQPFYDIHELTGISMRAARRYQIVVRTQSFKYFTKFKNFPISYIPVLWIDGVANIDPDTANLLKSLMQDPMDALPFIRIGLFCLGGVLLLVAASLVTYWKYKSRQQNLYTRIEDSEYEPVIRNRSKRLAQKATVDINGTSDSAQASPVTPNSFTSNRLNSTSIQSREGRDENTKPQNRPNNPTGARQMEDSLEDDQLSIEKTSYYDSAYYDSFGNSGKTTSLT, encoded by the exons atgtgggagaaatggcgtgaacaaactttttaccaggcagaaagacagagtgagttgat ttttcaaagcaGTGTTCCATTTATACGCCCCAAGCGTATCgacaaaactacaaaaaatggTAGGTATGCGATAAGGCCAGCGAAGAAGATGTCGCCATGCGTGAAAGGTTCCAGAAAGAAGCGGCTGGTGTCTCTCGTGGTTCTCTGCCTGTCTTCGCTGATGTTGCTGGTTACAGCCATCGTATTTGACGACATAGTGGATGCCATCACTCATCAGGAGATGTCTGAG AAACTGCCCATAAGAAATGGAAGCTTTGCCTTCAAGTTCTGGCAGAAGCCTCCTGTTCCAGTTAGTTTCAACATTTATGTCTTCCACATCACCAATCCAGATGAGATTCTAGCTGGTACTGCCCCACCTTCTGTAATTGAGAAAGGACCATATGTGTACAT GATGCACATTGAGAAGACTAGTATCAAGTGGCATGACAATGACACCGTCGAATATGTTCAGCCTCAGACATTCGTCTTCAACAGAGATGCCTCAGTGGGACCAGATGATGAAAATTTTACCACTATAAACATACCTTATATA ACCACAGCTACAATACTGCAGTATGAGTACCCAGCCCTTCAGACAGTTATAGATGCTTTTTTCATTAGCAAAGGAGAGGATGTGTTCAGAACATTATCAGTGCGGGATATCTGGTGGGGTTATGAGGATCCAGTCTTAGAAGAAGCAGCAAAAACAGCCAAGAAGTTCAACATATCCTCACCTCTGTTCAGTGGGAGATTTGGATTTTATACAGAT AAAAACAATACAGGTGATGGTCTTTATAATGTATACTCAGGTACAAATGGAGACTTAGATAACTTTGCTATTATTGACAGATGGAATGGATTAAA GAAGTTATCTGTCTGGAAGTCAGACTATGCTAATGGTATCAGAGGAACAG ATGGTTCCATGCATCCCCCATTCCTTGATACTAGCaagaatttgtctatatttgatGCTTACTTGCACAG ATCTCTCAAACTAGTCTACAATGGTACTTCTTCGTATCGAGGTATCAGAACTCTGAGATATTATGTGCCTTACTCAGAATTTGCTGCCAATGCACAAAACCCTGAAAATATTGGTTACTGTACACCAGATCCATCCCACTGTCTTCCATCTGGAGTATACAACTTATCCGAAGCTTCCTTTT TTGCTCCAATGTATGTGTCTCTGCCACATTTTGTTGGTGGGGATCCTTATTATCAAAAACAGGTCACAGGTTTAAGACCTTCTCAGTCTGATCACCAACCATTTTATGACATTCATGAA TTGACTGGGATTTCAATGAGAGCAGCACGCAGATATCAAATTGTCGTAAGAACTCAAAGCTTTAAATATTTTAC aaaattCAAAAACTTTCCAATCAGCTACATTCCTGTTTTATGGATTGAtggg GTAGCAAATATTGATCCAGACACAGCCAATCTTTTAAAATCTCTAATGCAAGATCCAATGGATGCTCTACCCTTTATAAGAATAGGATTGTTTTGCCTTGGTGGAGTACTTCTTCTGGTAGCAGCATCATTAGTCACTTATTGGAAATATAAAAGTAGACAGCAG aatttgTACACAAGAATTGAAGATTCAGAATATGAGCCAGTGATCAGAAATCGAAGTAAAAGATTAGCCCAAAAGGCAACAGTTGATATCAATGGTACAAGTGATTCTGCACAAGCCTCTCCTGTTACTCCAAACTCTTTCACCAGCAACAGGTTGAACAGCACCAGTATTCAATCAAGGGAGGGAAGAGATGAAAATACAAAGCCGCAGAACAGACCCAACAATCCAACAGGGGCCAGGCAGATGGAAGACTCCTTAGAGGATGATCAGCTCTCCATAGAGAAAACTTCGTACTATGATTCTGCATATTATGATAGTTTTGGTAATAGTGGTAAGACAACTAGTCTTACGTGA
- the LOC106061853 gene encoding lysosome membrane protein 2-like isoform X2 → MESEFVSFQSSVPFIRPKRIDKTTKNGRYAIRPAKKMSPCVKGSRKKRLVSLVVLCLSSLMLLVTAIVFDDIVDAITHQEMSEKLPIRNGSFAFKFWQKPPVPVSFNIYVFHITNPDEILAGTAPPSVIEKGPYVYMMHIEKTSIKWHDNDTVEYVQPQTFVFNRDASVGPDDENFTTINIPYITTATILQYEYPALQTVIDAFFISKGEDVFRTLSVRDIWWGYEDPVLEEAAKTAKKFNISSPLFSGRFGFYTDKNNTGDGLYNVYSGTNGDLDNFAIIDRWNGLKKLSVWKSDYANGIRGTDGSMHPPFLDTSKNLSIFDAYLHRSLKLVYNGTSSYRGIRTLRYYVPYSEFAANAQNPENIGYCTPDPSHCLPSGVYNLSEASFFAPMYVSLPHFVGGDPYYQKQVTGLRPSQSDHQPFYDIHELTGISMRAARRYQIVVRTQSFKYFTKFKNFPISYIPVLWIDGVANIDPDTANLLKSLMQDPMDALPFIRIGLFCLGGVLLLVAASLVTYWKYKSRQQNLYTRIEDSEYEPVIRNRSKRLAQKATVDINGTSDSAQASPVTPNSFTSNRLNSTSIQSREGRDENTKPQNRPNNPTGARQMEDSLEDDQLSIEKTSYYDSAYYDSFGNSGKTTSLT, encoded by the exons ttttcaaagcaGTGTTCCATTTATACGCCCCAAGCGTATCgacaaaactacaaaaaatggTAGGTATGCGATAAGGCCAGCGAAGAAGATGTCGCCATGCGTGAAAGGTTCCAGAAAGAAGCGGCTGGTGTCTCTCGTGGTTCTCTGCCTGTCTTCGCTGATGTTGCTGGTTACAGCCATCGTATTTGACGACATAGTGGATGCCATCACTCATCAGGAGATGTCTGAG AAACTGCCCATAAGAAATGGAAGCTTTGCCTTCAAGTTCTGGCAGAAGCCTCCTGTTCCAGTTAGTTTCAACATTTATGTCTTCCACATCACCAATCCAGATGAGATTCTAGCTGGTACTGCCCCACCTTCTGTAATTGAGAAAGGACCATATGTGTACAT GATGCACATTGAGAAGACTAGTATCAAGTGGCATGACAATGACACCGTCGAATATGTTCAGCCTCAGACATTCGTCTTCAACAGAGATGCCTCAGTGGGACCAGATGATGAAAATTTTACCACTATAAACATACCTTATATA ACCACAGCTACAATACTGCAGTATGAGTACCCAGCCCTTCAGACAGTTATAGATGCTTTTTTCATTAGCAAAGGAGAGGATGTGTTCAGAACATTATCAGTGCGGGATATCTGGTGGGGTTATGAGGATCCAGTCTTAGAAGAAGCAGCAAAAACAGCCAAGAAGTTCAACATATCCTCACCTCTGTTCAGTGGGAGATTTGGATTTTATACAGAT AAAAACAATACAGGTGATGGTCTTTATAATGTATACTCAGGTACAAATGGAGACTTAGATAACTTTGCTATTATTGACAGATGGAATGGATTAAA GAAGTTATCTGTCTGGAAGTCAGACTATGCTAATGGTATCAGAGGAACAG ATGGTTCCATGCATCCCCCATTCCTTGATACTAGCaagaatttgtctatatttgatGCTTACTTGCACAG ATCTCTCAAACTAGTCTACAATGGTACTTCTTCGTATCGAGGTATCAGAACTCTGAGATATTATGTGCCTTACTCAGAATTTGCTGCCAATGCACAAAACCCTGAAAATATTGGTTACTGTACACCAGATCCATCCCACTGTCTTCCATCTGGAGTATACAACTTATCCGAAGCTTCCTTTT TTGCTCCAATGTATGTGTCTCTGCCACATTTTGTTGGTGGGGATCCTTATTATCAAAAACAGGTCACAGGTTTAAGACCTTCTCAGTCTGATCACCAACCATTTTATGACATTCATGAA TTGACTGGGATTTCAATGAGAGCAGCACGCAGATATCAAATTGTCGTAAGAACTCAAAGCTTTAAATATTTTAC aaaattCAAAAACTTTCCAATCAGCTACATTCCTGTTTTATGGATTGAtggg GTAGCAAATATTGATCCAGACACAGCCAATCTTTTAAAATCTCTAATGCAAGATCCAATGGATGCTCTACCCTTTATAAGAATAGGATTGTTTTGCCTTGGTGGAGTACTTCTTCTGGTAGCAGCATCATTAGTCACTTATTGGAAATATAAAAGTAGACAGCAG aatttgTACACAAGAATTGAAGATTCAGAATATGAGCCAGTGATCAGAAATCGAAGTAAAAGATTAGCCCAAAAGGCAACAGTTGATATCAATGGTACAAGTGATTCTGCACAAGCCTCTCCTGTTACTCCAAACTCTTTCACCAGCAACAGGTTGAACAGCACCAGTATTCAATCAAGGGAGGGAAGAGATGAAAATACAAAGCCGCAGAACAGACCCAACAATCCAACAGGGGCCAGGCAGATGGAAGACTCCTTAGAGGATGATCAGCTCTCCATAGAGAAAACTTCGTACTATGATTCTGCATATTATGATAGTTTTGGTAATAGTGGTAAGACAACTAGTCTTACGTGA